The DNA window CCGGCATGCCCCACGGGTTGCCGGCCTTCTCGAGGTTCTTGAGCATCCCGCCGGCCTCGGACGGGAAGTTCGACTCGATCATCGTCTGGTAGCGGCGCATGTCGACGATGTGGTCGATGTGCTCGATGTCGACCGGGCACTGCTCGACGCAGGCGCCGCAGTTGGTGCAGGACCAGAGGACGTCGGGGTCGATGACGCCGCCCTCGTCGAGCGGGGCGACCAGCGGGCGCTCGGCCTCGGCCTTGACCGACTCGGGCAGGTTCTCCCGCTCCTCCTCGGACGCGAGCAGCCACGGTGCCTTCGCGAAGGCGTGGTCACGCAGCTCGAGGATGACCATCTTCGGCGAGAGCGGCTTGCCGGTGTTCCACGCCGGGCACTGGCTCTGGCAGCGGCCGCACTCGGTGCAGGTCGCGAAGTCGAGGAAGCCCTTCCAGGTGAAGTCCTCGACCTTGGAGCGGCCGAAGATGTCGGTCTCCTCGTCGAAGTCCTCGAAGTCGAGCGGCTTGCCGTTGCTCTGCATCGGGAGCAGCGGGCCCAGGCCGTCGGGCTTGCGCGCGAACGTGACGTTCAGCGGCGCGATGAAGATGTGCATGTGCTTGCTGTAGACCACGATCACGAGGAACACGAGCATGACGCCGATGTGGGCCCACAGGCCTGCCGTCTCGACCCACTCGAGCGTGTCGTGGTCGTCGATGCCCTCGAAGAGCTCGCCCACCGCCTGGGAGGCGTAGGCGCCGTCGCCGTACGGCAGGTTGCCGGCGGCCGCCGCGGCGCCGCGGAACCAGAACATCGTCCAGATGACGTTGACGATCATGAACAGGATCAGCCACGCGCCGCCGGTGTGCGAGCCCTTGAAGCGGGACTTGCGGTCCTTGCGGGCCGGCGAGTCCTTCCAGCGGATCGCGGCGAAGATGGCGAGGCTGACCAGCGCCAGCAGCGCGATGGTGTCCTGCGCGAAGCCGAGCAGGTCCCACTTGCCGATCAGCGGGATGGCGAAGTTCTCGTCGAACAGTGCGCCGTAGGCCTCGACGTAGACCGTGCCGAGGATGACGAAGGCCCAGAAGACGAAGAAGTGGGCCATGCCGGGGACGGTCCACTTGAGCAGCTTCTTCTGCCCGAAGACCTCGATCACTTGCCGCTTGATCGCGGCGCCGATCTTCGGCCGCTCCACGTTCGCGAGGCGGTCCGGGGCGGGCTGCCCCGTCATCGCGAGCTTGTAGAGCCACAAGCCGCGCCGAGCTGCGATCGGCAGAACGGCGAGGGTCATGGCCAACCCGACGATCCAGCGGGTGGTCATCATCAGCGTGCTCCCGGGCGAGGTGGCAGTCGGCGATGCGTGCGAGCCGCGAACGTGAAACGGCGAGATAAATCGCCCCGACGTTACCCCCCGTCACCCTGGTCATCCGCGCAGAGCCTCACCTCACCTGCGGAAACGGCGTGGGACGTGACCGACACAACTCCGCCGGGTGTGAAATAGGCGGGTGCGCATGGGGGCGGTCATCGAGATCGGGACCGGGTCCCTGCGTGCCGACGACGTCGTCGCGGTGGCCCGGGACGGGGCCCCGGTGGGTCTGTCCGCTGCCGCCCAGGCCGCGATCGTCGAGTCCCGCGCCCGGGTCGACGCCCTCGCCGCCTCCCCGGTCCCGGCCTACGGCATCTCGACCGGGTTCGGGGCGCTCGCGACCAAGCACATCCCGCCGGAGCGGCGCACCGCCCTGCAGCGCTCCCTGATCCGCTCCCACGCGGCCGGCAGCGGACCCGAGGTCGAGCGCGAGGTGGTCCGCGCGCTCATGCTGCTCCGGCTCCGGACGCTGGCCACCGGCCGGACCGGCATCGCCCCGGCCACCGCGGACGCCCTGGTCGGACTGCTCAACGCCGGCCTCACCCCGGTCGTGCCGGAGTACGGCAGTCTCGGCTGCTCGGGGGATCTCGCCCCGCTGGCTGCGGTCGCCCTCGCCCTGATGGGGGAGGGGTCCGTCCGGAACCGGGCCGGGGACCTCGTCCTCGCCGCCGACGCGCTGCCCGCCGCGGGCATTCCCCCCGTCGTGCTCGCGGAGAAGGAAGGTCTCGCGCTGATCAACGGCACCGACGGCATGCTCGGCATGCTCGTGCTGGCCTGCGCCGACCTTCTCTCCCTGGTTCGGCACGCCGACCTCGCCGCCGCGCTCAGCGTCGAGGCTCTGCTCGGCACCGACCGGGTCTTCGCGGCCGACCTCCAGGCCCTGCGCCCGCACCCGGGCCAGGCCGAGGCGGCGGCCAACCTGCGCATGCTGCTCGCCGGGTCGCCGATCGTGGCCTCTCACGCAGGGCCCGACGACCCCCGCGTCCAGGACGCCTACTCGCTGCGCTGCGCGCCGCAGGTCGCCGGCGCGGTGCGCGACACCCTCGCGCACGCGGTCACCGTCGCCGAACGCGAACTGGCCGCGGCCGTCGACAACCCTGTCGTCCTGGCCGACGGTCGGGTCGAGTCGAACGGCAACTTCCACGGGGCGCCGGTCGGCTACGTCCTGGACTTCCTCGCGATCGCGGTCGCGGACCTCGCGTCGATCTCCGAGCGGCGCACCGACCGCCTGCTCGACGTCCACCGCTCGCACGGCCTGCCGCCGTTCCTCGCCGCGGACCCGGGCGTCGACTCCGGCTACATGATCGCCCAGTACACGGCCGCGGGGATCGTCTCCGAGCTCAAGCGGCTCGCGGTCCCGGCGTCGGTGGACTCGATCCCGTCCTCCGGCATGCAGGAGGACCACGTCTCGATGGGCTGGCACGCCGGCCGCAAGCTGCGGCGGGCCGTCGACGGGTTGCGCCGCGTCCTGGCGATCGAGATCCTCACCGCTGCCCGCGGCCTGGACCTGCGTGCCCCGCTGACCCCGGCCCCCGGTACCGGCGCGGTGGTAGCGGCGCTCCGGGAACGGGTACCGGGTCCGGGGCCGGACCGACACCTGAGCCCGGACCTCGACGCCGCGGTGGAGGCCGTCGCGTCCGGCGAACTGCTGGCGGCGGCGCAGAACGTGGTGGGGCCGCTGCGATGACGACGCCAGAGATGAGGGGGACCTGTGGGTGAGGTGAGGGCGGCTCGGGGGAGCGAGCGGACG is part of the Sporichthya brevicatena genome and encodes:
- a CDS encoding (Fe-S)-binding protein; protein product: MTTRWIVGLAMTLAVLPIAARRGLWLYKLAMTGQPAPDRLANVERPKIGAAIKRQVIEVFGQKKLLKWTVPGMAHFFVFWAFVILGTVYVEAYGALFDENFAIPLIGKWDLLGFAQDTIALLALVSLAIFAAIRWKDSPARKDRKSRFKGSHTGGAWLILFMIVNVIWTMFWFRGAAAAAGNLPYGDGAYASQAVGELFEGIDDHDTLEWVETAGLWAHIGVMLVFLVIVVYSKHMHIFIAPLNVTFARKPDGLGPLLPMQSNGKPLDFEDFDEETDIFGRSKVEDFTWKGFLDFATCTECGRCQSQCPAWNTGKPLSPKMVILELRDHAFAKAPWLLASEEERENLPESVKAEAERPLVAPLDEGGVIDPDVLWSCTNCGACVEQCPVDIEHIDHIVDMRRYQTMIESNFPSEAGGMLKNLEKAGNPWGMPARMRTEWTKDLDFEVKVLGEDVEDLSEVEYLFWVGCAGSLDDKAQKTTKAVAELLHIAGVEFAILGQAETCTGDPARRMGNEFVFQMLAQQNVETLNEAKATKIVATCPHCFNTVGREYEQLGGNYEVVHHTQLLNELVANGKLQPVTNVDGSATYHDPCFLGRHNKVYSPPRELISKVGGLQYKEMERSKERSFCCGAGGARMWMEETIGQRINDNRTEEALSLNPDTIVTGCPFCKTMISDSVAGKQGSGDKSAEGVQVIDVAQLLVQATRPVKVGVAADGPQTGPALTDNDPGAGSQGTPSENPDQMADPEADPTGEGGRP
- the hutH gene encoding histidine ammonia-lyase; the encoded protein is MGAVIEIGTGSLRADDVVAVARDGAPVGLSAAAQAAIVESRARVDALAASPVPAYGISTGFGALATKHIPPERRTALQRSLIRSHAAGSGPEVEREVVRALMLLRLRTLATGRTGIAPATADALVGLLNAGLTPVVPEYGSLGCSGDLAPLAAVALALMGEGSVRNRAGDLVLAADALPAAGIPPVVLAEKEGLALINGTDGMLGMLVLACADLLSLVRHADLAAALSVEALLGTDRVFAADLQALRPHPGQAEAAANLRMLLAGSPIVASHAGPDDPRVQDAYSLRCAPQVAGAVRDTLAHAVTVAERELAAAVDNPVVLADGRVESNGNFHGAPVGYVLDFLAIAVADLASISERRTDRLLDVHRSHGLPPFLAADPGVDSGYMIAQYTAAGIVSELKRLAVPASVDSIPSSGMQEDHVSMGWHAGRKLRRAVDGLRRVLAIEILTAARGLDLRAPLTPAPGTGAVVAALRERVPGPGPDRHLSPDLDAAVEAVASGELLAAAQNVVGPLR